The Capsicum annuum cultivar UCD-10X-F1 chromosome 1, UCD10Xv1.1, whole genome shotgun sequence sequence AATAAATAGATCAACTTTAGTGTGACAATGACTAAACTAAGATGAAACAACAATTTCTCATGATTTGAGTCTCCGATAATACGATGGTGTGACCCAAGTTGGGTGGCAAATAGGACTTAAAGATAATTCTAATTCCGGATAAAAAGATTCCATCTTTAATGTTGTAAGCTCCCATATCTCTTCCATCACCACCATCTTGAGAGTATGAACCGATCACAtgagtaaaatatatataattagattTGACTCCTGCCGTAAATCTAGAGGAGTCAATATAAGTTGCTCCATTGCGGCCCAAGAAAATTGATGAATCTCCCAAAGTGTTGATCTCTTTCCATTTTTCTTTGGTTGCATCAAATTCATATATAGTAAATTTAACAGTATGACAACACTTAAAATTATAGATATTCCAAATATTATCAATATCTGGATGAACAgattgaataataataagtagTGCACCAGATATCTCGACTAGGTATCCGTATTTGTTAATAAGACTATTGACATCGGCGTTAAGCAGTTGAAAATGAAAGCGTGGCTCAACAATTGGTTTGTCAATATCAAACACCCAAACATTGGCATCACAAGTGAGTACATAAAGTTGTCCCTTACAACAAGCCATAGTGCAGGGAGACTCGTCCAGAAAGTTAATTTTAGTCCAATTGAGATCTCCATGTCGCCAAAAAGATAATATATCATAATCAAAATTACCCACCACTAATCATTAATCTGAAGTATCAGAAGGACTAGCAGATAAAATAGCTTGATCTATCCCGTGCCATGACCACTCATCGCCACTTAAAGTCAATAAGTCATTTAGCGAGGGAAGTTGTATACTTGTGCGAGAGAAAGGATGCAACAAGTTCATCTCTCCCGTGTATGACAGGGTACACAGCCACCCTTTCAATGGAAAAATACCTAGCAGCCCTTTAGCTTCCGGGAGGAATACGCGTGAAACTTTTTCCTTGGAAAGAGAGTAAAATTCTCGATAACCATCACCTTTATCCGGCAGCATCAGCAACGGAACTTGGGGTGAATTGAGCGCATCGTCAAAATTTTCCTTTATGGCAGCAATTCGCCATGAAGTACAAACAGCACCAAAAGCAATGAAATCTTCCGATACTTTAACACGCTTTGCTATCGTAGCAATGAGATCGTGAGGCAATTCTTGCCAATTCCTCATAGCTTAGCAGAAAGAAAAAAGGGAAGTAAGCAAAAGTGGAATTGATTGTAGCTAGGCTTAGCCGTCCATATAAAttttaatcttaaattaataCTTTGTTTTGATAATCTCATTACTATTAAATGGATACCCATATAAGATTTTTGAgtcatcataatttgatagaATATTTCTAAGTTACGGCAGAATCTTTAAGATACAcataatatattcataataattatttttattattaccttcttttaaaaatttaatcaatCTTAATGTTTACAATTAAGAATTATTTAAGGATATGTAAATGGTAGTGTNNNNNNNNNNNNNNNNNNNNNNNNNNNNNNNNNNNNNNNNNNNNNNNNNNNNNNNNNNNNNNNNNNNNNNNNNNNNNNNNNNNNNNNNNNNNNNNNNNNNNNNNNNNNNNNNNNNNNNNNNNNNNNNNNNNNNNNNNNNNNNNNNNNNNNNNNNNNNNNNNNNNNNNNNNNNNNNNNNNNNNNNNNNNNNNNNNNNNNNNNNNNNNNNNNNNNNNNNNNNNNNNNNNNNNNNNNNNNNNNNNNNNNNNNNNNNNNNNNNNNNNNNNNNNNNNNNNNNNNNNNNNNNNNNNNNNNNNNNNNNNNNNNNNNNNNNNNNNNNNNNNNNNNNNNNNNNNNNNNNNNNNNNNNNNNNNNNNNNNNNNNNNNNNNNNNNNNNNNNNNNNNNNNNNNNNNNNNNNNNNNNNNNNNNNNNNNNNNNNNNNNNNNNNNNNNNNNNNNNNNNNNNNNNNNNNNNNNNNNNNNNNNNNNNNNNNNNNNNNNNNNNNNNNNNNNNNNNNNNNNNNNNNNNNNNNNNNNNNNNNNNNNNNNNNNNNNNNNNNNNNNNNNNNNNNNNNNNNNNNNNNNNNNNNNNNNNNNNNNNNNNNNNNNNNNNNNNNNNNNNNNNNNNNNNNNNNNNNNNNNNNNNNNNNNNNNNNNNNNNNNNNNNNNNNNNNNNNNNNNNNNNNNNNNNNNNNNNNNNNNNNNNNNNNNNNNNNNNNNNNNNNNNNNNNNNNNNNNNNNNNNNNNNNNNNNNNNNNNNNNNNNNNNNNNNNNNNNNNNNNNNNNNNNNNNNNNNNNNNNNNNNNNNNNNNNNNNNNNNNNNNNNNNNNNNNNNNNNNNNNNNNNNNNNNNNNNNNNNNNNNNNNNNNNNNNNNNNNNNNNNNNNNNNNNNNNNNNNNNNNNNNNNNNNNNNNNNNNNNNNNNNNNNNNNNNNNNNNNNNNNNNNNNNNNNNNNNNNNNNNNNNNNNNNNNNNNNNNNNNNNNNNNNNNNNNNNNNNNNNNNNNNNNNNNNNNNNNNNNNNNNNNNNNNNNNNNNNNNNNNNNNNNNNNNNNNNNNNNNNNNNNNNNNNNNNNNNNNNNNNNNNNNNNNNNNNNNNNNNNNNNNNNNNNNNNNNNNNNNNNNNNNNNNNNNNNNNNNNNNNNNNNNNNNNNNNNNNNNNNNNNNNNNNNNNNNNNNNNNNNNNNNNNNNNNNNNNNNNNNNNNNNNNNNNNNNNNNNNNNNNNNNNNNNNNNNNNNNNNNNNNNNNNNNNNNNNNNNNNNNNNNNNNNNNNNNNNNNNNNNNNNNNNNNNNNNNNNNNNNNNNNNNNNNNNNNNNNNNNNNNNNNNNNNNNNNNNNNNNNNNNNNNNNNNNNNNNNNNNNNNNNNNNNNNNNNNNNNNNNNNNNNNNNNNNNNNNNNNNNNNNNNNNNNNNNNNNNNNNNNNNNNNNNNNNNNNNNNNNNNNNNNNNNNNNNNNNNNNNNNNNNNNNNNNNNNNNNNNNNNNNNNNNNNNNNNNNNNNNNNNNNNNNNNNNNNNNNNNNNNNNNNNNNNNNNNNNNNNNNNNNNNNNNNNNNNNNNNNNNNNNNNNNNNNNNNNNNNNNNNNNNNNNNNNNNNNNNNNNNNNNNNNNNNNNNNNNNNNNNNNNNNNNNNNNNNNNNNNNNNNNNNNNNNNNNNNNNNNNNNNNNNNNNNNNNNNNNNNNNNNNNNNNNNNNNNNNNNNNNNNNNNNNNNNNNNNNNNNNNNNNNNNNNNNNNNNNNNNNNNNNNNNNNNNNNNNNNNNNNNNNNNNNNNNNNNNNNNNNNNNNNNNNNNNNNNNNNNNNNNNNNNNNNNNNNNNNNNNNNNNNNNNNNNNNNNNNNNNNNNNNNNNNNNNNNNNNNNNNNNNNNNNNNNNNNNNNNNNNNNNNNNNNNNNNNNNNNNNNNNNNNNNNNNNNNNNNNNNNNNNNNNNNNNNNNNNNNNNNNNNNNNNNNNNNNNNNNNNNNNNNNNNNNNNNNNNNNNNNNNNNNNNNNNNNNNNNNNNNNNNNNNNNNNNNNNNNNNNNNNNNNNNNNNNNNNNNNNNNNNNNNNNNNNNNNNNNNNNNNNNNNNNNNNNNNNNNNNNNNNNNNNNNNNNNNNNNNNNNNNNNNNNNNNNNNNNNNNNNNNNNNNNNNNNNNNNNNNNNNNNNNNNNNNNNNNNNNNNNNNNNNNNNNNNNNNNNNNNNNNNNNNNNNNNNNNNNNNNNNNNNNNNNNNNNNNNNNNNNNNNNNNNNNNNNNNNNNNNNNNNNNNNNNNNNNNNNNNNNNNNNNNNNNNNNNNNNNNNNNNNNNNNNNNNNNNNNNNNNNNNNNNNNNNNNNNNNNNNNNNNNNNNNNNNNNNNNNNNNNNNNNNNNNNNNNNNNNNNNNNNNNNNNNNNNNNNNNNNNNNNNNNNNNNNNNNNNNNNNNNNNNNNNNNNNNNNNNNNNNNNNNNNNNNNNNNNNNNNNNNNNNNNNNNNNNNNNNNNNNNNNNNNNNNNNNNNNNNNNNNNNNNNNNNNNNNNNNNNNNNNNNNNNNNNNNNNNNNNNNNNNNNNNNNNNNNNNNNNNNNNNNNNNNNNNNNNNNNNNNNNNNNNNNNNNNNNNNNNNNNNNNNNNNNNNNNNNNNNNNNNNNNNNNNNNNNNNNNNNNNNNNNNNNNNNNNNNNNNNNNNNNNNNNNNNNNNNNNNNNNNNNNNNNNNNNNNNNNNNNNNNNNNNNNNNNNNNNNNNNNNNNNNNNNNNNNNNNNNNNNNNNNNNNNNNNNNNNNNNNNNNNNNNNNNNNNNNNNNNNNNNNNNNNNNNNNNNNNNNNNNNNNNNNNNNNNNNNNNNNNNNNNNNNNNNNNNNNNNNNNNNNNNNNNNNNNNNNNNNNNNNNNNNNNNNNNNNNNNNNNNNNNNNNNNNNNNNNNNNNNNNNNNNNNNNNNNNNNNNNNNNNNNNNNNNNNNNNNNNNNNNNNNNNNNNNNNNNNNNNNNNNNNNNNNNNNNNNNNNNNNNNNNNNNNNNNNNNNNNNNNNNNNNNNNNNNNNNNNNNNNNNNNNNNNNNNNNNNNNNTAGATCCCAAATA is a genomic window containing:
- the LOC107853801 gene encoding uncharacterized protein LOC107853801 encodes the protein MRNWQELPHDLIATIAKRVKVSEDFIAFGAVCTSWRIAAIKENFDDALNSPQVPLLMLPDKGDGYREFYSLSKEKVSRVFLPEAKGLLGIFPLKGWLCTLSYTGEMNLLHPFSRTSIQLPSLNDLLTLSGDEWSWHGIDQAILSASPSDTSD